One window of the Natrinema sp. CBA1119 genome contains the following:
- a CDS encoding TrmB family transcriptional regulator gives MSNAEEAVTTLEELGLTKYESRCLVALVRISKGTAKEISQVADIPRSRVYDTIERLDRKALVSVQQTEPRQYKAVPVDTACRRLREDFDSRINAAENALGQLEEPDSQDDEGMWEITQKEHVTERVVLFLEDAEDTVHYLVPATEVVDQEIRSALESTADRGVDVYVEVPTEDARETFSAAAPSAEVVVVPALQTTNNVQDEWPAQLLMVDQEAIVAAGIQESDLPDVVDEMAVWTYGRDHGFAVWTRELLDDRLEKRAKDRTTDE, from the coding sequence GTGTCGAACGCCGAGGAAGCAGTGACAACCCTCGAGGAACTCGGGCTGACGAAGTACGAGTCTCGGTGTCTCGTGGCCCTGGTCCGAATCTCGAAGGGGACTGCCAAGGAGATCAGTCAGGTCGCGGATATCCCTCGCTCGCGGGTGTACGATACCATCGAGCGCCTCGACCGGAAGGCCCTGGTCAGCGTCCAGCAGACCGAACCGCGCCAGTACAAAGCCGTCCCAGTCGATACGGCCTGTCGACGGCTTCGCGAGGACTTCGACTCGCGGATCAACGCCGCCGAGAACGCGCTCGGCCAACTCGAGGAACCCGATTCACAGGACGACGAGGGAATGTGGGAAATCACGCAGAAAGAACACGTCACCGAGCGCGTCGTCCTTTTCCTCGAGGACGCCGAGGACACCGTCCACTACCTCGTTCCGGCGACCGAAGTCGTCGATCAGGAGATCCGCTCGGCTCTCGAGTCGACCGCCGATCGCGGCGTCGACGTGTACGTCGAAGTCCCGACCGAGGACGCTCGCGAGACGTTCTCGGCGGCGGCTCCGAGCGCGGAGGTCGTCGTTGTACCCGCCCTCCAGACGACCAACAACGTCCAGGACGAGTGGCCGGCGCAGTTGCTCATGGTCGATCAGGAAGCGATCGTCGCGGCCGGAATCCAGGAGAGCGATCTTCCCGACGTGGTCGACGAGATGGCGGTCTGGACTTACGGCCGCGATCACGGCTTCGCCGTCTGGACGCGCGAACTCCTCGACGACCGGCTCGAGAAGCGCGCCAAGGACCGAACGACGGACGAGTAG
- a CDS encoding YkgJ family cysteine cluster protein, translating into MEVNCKGCAGCCMDWRSLFEDETGSTAARDDEDETENGSRRRHRRRLDPFGGEDAEPSPREPLDDDPTFVPLTRDGVRAFLKAGMADALTPRFWHARDETEGVEIDEVSVAAIAGRPVFFVGLRKPPKPVAPFGREEPTWLPTCVFLDPTTLQCRIHESELYPDECGAYPEYNLALARETECERVESAFGSDRLLEADHDDPDGMLLGPQAIGAKLFCHPRPANLEGVVDRAAAGGLTRRDRAEAIAVAAASSPGTLAISDHHYDRAKARLLGGEDAESESENDVSWAGPAIREWYQRRREAGGAVPSPAVADDIETDRGAPETPGWDALE; encoded by the coding sequence ATGGAGGTGAACTGCAAGGGCTGTGCCGGTTGCTGCATGGACTGGCGATCGCTGTTCGAGGACGAAACGGGATCGACCGCCGCTCGAGACGATGAAGACGAGACCGAGAACGGCTCCAGACGGAGACACCGGCGACGGCTCGATCCGTTCGGCGGCGAGGACGCGGAGCCATCGCCCCGGGAGCCCCTCGACGACGACCCCACCTTCGTTCCGCTGACCCGCGACGGGGTTCGTGCGTTCCTCAAGGCGGGGATGGCCGACGCCCTGACGCCGCGGTTCTGGCACGCTCGAGACGAAACCGAGGGCGTCGAGATCGACGAGGTGAGCGTCGCCGCCATCGCGGGCCGACCGGTCTTCTTCGTGGGCCTCCGGAAGCCGCCGAAGCCGGTGGCACCGTTCGGCCGCGAGGAGCCGACGTGGCTGCCGACCTGCGTCTTCCTCGATCCGACGACGCTGCAGTGTCGGATCCACGAGAGCGAGCTGTATCCCGACGAGTGCGGCGCGTACCCCGAATACAATCTCGCACTCGCACGGGAGACCGAATGCGAACGCGTCGAGTCCGCGTTCGGCAGCGACCGGCTGCTCGAGGCCGATCACGACGATCCCGACGGCATGCTCCTGGGCCCGCAGGCGATCGGGGCAAAGCTCTTCTGTCATCCGCGACCGGCCAACCTCGAGGGAGTCGTCGACCGAGCGGCGGCCGGCGGGCTCACGCGGCGAGATCGCGCCGAGGCGATCGCGGTCGCCGCGGCCTCGAGTCCGGGGACGCTCGCGATCTCGGATCACCACTACGATCGGGCGAAAGCGCGGCTGCTCGGGGGCGAAGATGCCGAATCGGAATCCGAAAACGACGTGTCGTGGGCCGGGCCAGCGATCCGCGAGTGGTACCAGCGCCGCCGGGAGGCCGGTGGTGCGGTGCCGTCACCGGCCGTCGCCGACGACATCGAAACCGATCGCGGCGCGCCCGAAACGCCGGGCTGGGACGCCCTCGAGTGA
- a CDS encoding ferredoxin family protein, with translation MAIDPQFHENRDQVDEHEGHSVWGPVDEPEELGIHGTHVAVDFDICIADGACVEDCPVDVFEWIDTPGHPESEEKADPAKEAQCIDCMLCVDVCPVDAIDVDAGRTA, from the coding sequence ATGGCCATAGACCCGCAATTCCACGAGAATCGCGACCAGGTCGACGAACACGAGGGGCACTCGGTCTGGGGTCCCGTCGACGAGCCCGAAGAACTCGGCATTCACGGCACCCACGTCGCGGTCGACTTCGACATCTGCATCGCGGACGGTGCCTGCGTCGAGGACTGTCCGGTCGACGTCTTCGAGTGGATCGACACGCCCGGCCATCCGGAAAGCGAAGAGAAGGCCGATCCCGCCAAGGAAGCGCAGTGTATCGATTGTATGCTCTGCGTCGATGTCTGCCCGGTCGACGCGATCGACGTCGACGCCGGCCGAACCGCATAA
- a CDS encoding zinc-dependent alcohol dehydrogenase family protein: protein MRAAVLEEHGEPLSIEEVDAPEPAPDGAVVKLEACGVCRSDWHGWQGDWGWLGLETQPGQILGHEPAGRVAAVGDEVETVSEGDHVAVPFNLGDGSCPRCQRGHSNICENVMPLGFIEQAQGAFAEQVHVPVADHNLVELPDGVSSVDMAGLGCRFMTSFHALAHRADVGAGDWVSIHGCGGVGLSAVHIADALGANVVAVDLKDEKLEKAEGLGAVETVNAEDVDDVPGEVQGITDGGAHVSMDALGIATTSQNSVSSLDARGQHIQVGLTTQDEQGVIPLPSDAMVMQEIEFIGSLGMPPTRYDEIFRMVSTGKLEPEKVVSETIGLEDVTGKLEAMTDFETVGIPVIDNFN from the coding sequence ATGCGAGCAGCAGTCCTCGAAGAACACGGCGAACCGCTCTCGATCGAGGAGGTAGACGCGCCGGAGCCAGCGCCGGACGGGGCCGTCGTCAAACTCGAAGCGTGTGGCGTCTGTCGGAGCGACTGGCACGGCTGGCAGGGCGACTGGGGGTGGCTCGGCCTCGAGACCCAACCCGGCCAGATACTCGGCCACGAGCCCGCCGGCCGCGTCGCCGCCGTCGGCGACGAAGTCGAGACCGTCAGCGAGGGCGACCACGTCGCCGTCCCGTTCAACCTCGGTGACGGGTCCTGTCCGCGGTGTCAGCGCGGCCACTCCAACATCTGCGAGAACGTGATGCCGCTCGGGTTCATCGAGCAAGCGCAGGGTGCGTTCGCCGAACAGGTCCACGTCCCCGTCGCAGACCACAACCTCGTGGAACTCCCCGACGGCGTCTCGTCCGTCGACATGGCCGGGCTCGGCTGCCGATTCATGACCTCGTTTCACGCGCTGGCCCACCGCGCGGACGTCGGCGCGGGCGACTGGGTGTCGATCCACGGCTGCGGCGGGGTCGGCCTCTCGGCGGTTCACATCGCCGACGCGCTCGGTGCCAACGTCGTCGCGGTCGACCTCAAAGACGAGAAACTCGAGAAGGCCGAGGGACTCGGTGCGGTCGAGACGGTCAACGCGGAAGACGTCGACGACGTCCCCGGCGAGGTCCAGGGGATCACCGACGGCGGCGCTCACGTCTCAATGGACGCGCTCGGCATCGCGACGACCAGCCAGAACTCCGTCTCGAGTCTCGACGCTCGCGGCCAGCACATCCAGGTCGGTCTCACGACCCAGGACGAACAGGGAGTGATACCCCTCCCGTCCGACGCGATGGTCATGCAGGAAATCGAGTTCATCGGCTCGCTCGGGATGCCACCGACCCGCTACGACGAGATCTTCCGGATGGTTTCGACCGGGAAACTCGAGCCAGAAAAGGTCGTCTCAGAGACGATTGGACTCGAGGACGTCACCGGGAAACTCGAGGCGATGACGGACTTCGAGACGGTCGGGATTCCGGTCATCGACAATTTCAACTAA
- a CDS encoding PHP domain-containing protein: MPYADLHVHTTRSDGSLALEAVPDAARRGGVNVVAVTDHDRVQPFDGPVVERDGVTLIHGIELRVETTGGQRIDLLGYGLEPSADLEAILERIQENRIERGRAIVDCVESRLSIDLDVTIDGGFGRPHIARAIDAHPETEYDYQGAFDRVIGSGCPCYVPRDVPSFERGQAALAESCRLVSLAHPLRYRDPEGALAHAAELDAVELHYPYGREVDRAPVERAIERDELLPTGGSDAHDERLGVDGLSRRAFERLELTAGYSER, from the coding sequence ATGCCATATGCCGATTTGCACGTCCACACGACGCGCTCGGACGGCAGCCTCGCACTCGAGGCGGTCCCCGACGCCGCTCGACGCGGCGGCGTCAACGTGGTCGCGGTGACGGACCACGATCGGGTACAGCCGTTCGACGGGCCGGTCGTCGAACGCGACGGCGTGACGCTGATCCACGGAATCGAGCTTCGCGTCGAGACGACGGGTGGGCAACGGATCGACCTGCTGGGGTACGGTCTCGAGCCGAGCGCGGACCTCGAGGCCATCCTCGAGCGGATCCAGGAAAACCGAATCGAGCGCGGACGGGCGATCGTCGACTGCGTGGAATCGCGGCTGAGCATCGATCTCGACGTGACGATCGACGGCGGGTTCGGACGACCGCACATCGCGCGGGCGATCGACGCACATCCCGAGACCGAGTACGACTATCAGGGCGCGTTCGATCGCGTCATCGGGTCCGGCTGTCCGTGTTACGTCCCTCGAGACGTTCCGTCGTTCGAACGGGGGCAGGCGGCGCTGGCCGAATCCTGTCGGCTCGTGTCGCTGGCTCATCCGCTCCGGTACCGCGATCCGGAGGGCGCGCTCGCGCACGCGGCCGAACTCGATGCCGTCGAACTGCACTACCCCTACGGCCGCGAGGTCGACCGCGCCCCCGTCGAGCGAGCGATCGAGCGCGACGAGCTGCTCCCGACCGGTGGCAGCGACGCCCACGACGAGCGCCTCGGCGTCGACGGGCTCTCTCGACGAGCCTTCGAGCGACTCGAGCTGACGGCCGGGTACTCCGAACGTTGA
- a CDS encoding DUF5786 family protein — protein MSMGAYDEDEHERREQQASKVDTDFDDERTIYHGKVEYDSGDSAEALLDTFEQIKSE, from the coding sequence ATGTCAATGGGTGCCTATGACGAGGACGAGCACGAGCGTCGCGAACAACAGGCCTCGAAGGTCGATACCGATTTCGACGACGAGCGGACGATCTATCACGGCAAAGTCGAGTACGACTCCGGAGACTCCGCTGAAGCGTTGCTAGACACGTTCGAACAGATCAAGTCGGAATAG
- a CDS encoding DUF6757 family protein: MNCHYCDREAAFAAESDGLKVGLCEEHFRTRLQELAEADGLESLKEKVDVDRAE, translated from the coding sequence ATGAACTGCCACTACTGTGACCGCGAGGCTGCGTTCGCCGCTGAGTCCGACGGACTCAAGGTCGGCCTGTGCGAGGAGCACTTCCGGACTCGGTTACAGGAGCTCGCCGAAGCGGACGGCCTCGAGAGCTTGAAGGAGAAAGTCGACGTCGATCGCGCCGAATAG
- a CDS encoding DUF2795 domain-containing protein has translation MLLNGTGEVIDDHEYPATTEELIEEYGDRTLELPNGSETVGDVLARLESETFENPEEARFAVYSAVSDKAVGRVGYSDRDPTPVGSPYTPDAVSF, from the coding sequence ATGCTGCTCAATGGCACCGGCGAGGTCATCGACGACCACGAGTACCCAGCGACGACCGAGGAACTGATCGAGGAGTACGGCGATCGAACCCTCGAACTCCCCAACGGCAGTGAGACGGTCGGCGATGTACTCGCCCGCCTCGAGTCCGAGACCTTCGAAAATCCGGAAGAGGCGCGTTTCGCCGTCTACTCCGCCGTCAGCGACAAGGCCGTCGGCCGCGTCGGCTACAGCGACCGCGACCCGACACCGGTCGGCAGCCCGTACACGCCCGACGCGGTTTCCTTCTAA
- a CDS encoding helicase C-terminal domain-containing protein: protein MNTERIFEEFPAPSYRGTQQQALRDVRDAFAAGNDVVLVRAPTGSGKSLLARAIAGCAQRADEGDPSDATGAYYTTPQVSQLDDVAADDLLADLNVIRGKSNYSCILPNERNTPVNQAPCVRERSYDCSVKHRCPYFSDRAIASNREIAAMTLAYFMQTAGSEVFRKRDVVVVDEAHGLAEWAEMYATIQLGPRTVPFWDELRVPETDSIERAVRYAESLAQTCTRRKDDLLEQDPLSPAEVRERDRLQELIGELEWFVSDFRDPQSPTTWLVDQSESRGRDAGSDGSDADGDEPQGGPLTIKPMNPEKYLQHTVWDRGNKFALLSATILNKAAFCRQVGLDPDDVALVDVDHTFPVENRPLYDVTQGKMTYEERDETTPKIARTIVRLMQHHPDEKGLVHAHSYDIQDRLADLLADFGVSDRIRTHDRDGRDAELEAWKASDEPDVFLSVKMEEALDLKGDLCRWQVLCKAPFLNTGDSRVAHRLEEGQWAWYYRTTLRTVIQACGRVVRAPDDYGATYLADSSLVDCFERARADMPEWFEAQVDRMTRPDLPTFEPQAALSGTASSGGATVADGSSRTGRSGTTDTQRGDETDRQSSQSRRSRKSSRSSPLADVWDTGE, encoded by the coding sequence GTGAATACCGAGCGGATCTTCGAGGAGTTCCCCGCGCCGAGTTACCGCGGGACCCAACAGCAGGCCCTCCGCGACGTTCGCGACGCCTTCGCGGCCGGCAACGATGTCGTGCTCGTTCGCGCGCCGACGGGTAGCGGCAAGTCCCTGCTCGCCCGCGCGATCGCCGGCTGTGCACAGCGCGCGGACGAGGGCGACCCCAGCGACGCGACCGGTGCGTACTACACGACCCCGCAGGTCTCCCAGCTCGACGACGTGGCGGCCGACGACCTGCTGGCCGATCTCAACGTCATCCGGGGGAAATCCAACTACTCCTGCATCCTGCCGAACGAGCGAAACACGCCGGTCAATCAGGCCCCCTGCGTTCGCGAGCGCAGCTACGACTGTTCCGTCAAACATCGGTGTCCGTACTTCTCCGACCGCGCGATCGCATCGAACCGGGAAATCGCGGCGATGACGCTCGCCTACTTCATGCAGACCGCCGGCAGCGAGGTCTTCCGCAAACGCGACGTCGTGGTCGTCGACGAGGCCCACGGCCTCGCCGAGTGGGCCGAGATGTACGCGACCATTCAACTCGGGCCGCGGACCGTCCCGTTCTGGGACGAGCTGCGCGTCCCCGAGACGGACTCCATCGAGCGAGCCGTCCGCTACGCCGAGAGCCTCGCACAGACCTGTACGCGCCGCAAGGACGACCTGCTCGAGCAGGACCCGCTCTCCCCCGCCGAGGTACGCGAACGCGACCGACTCCAGGAACTCATCGGCGAACTCGAGTGGTTCGTTTCGGATTTCCGGGACCCACAGAGCCCGACGACGTGGCTGGTCGATCAGTCCGAGTCGCGCGGTCGTGACGCCGGCTCCGACGGCAGCGATGCCGATGGCGACGAACCGCAGGGCGGCCCGCTGACGATCAAGCCGATGAACCCCGAGAAGTACCTTCAGCACACCGTCTGGGATCGGGGCAACAAGTTCGCCCTCCTCTCGGCGACGATCCTCAACAAGGCGGCCTTTTGCCGACAGGTCGGACTCGATCCCGACGATGTCGCGCTGGTCGACGTCGACCACACCTTCCCCGTCGAGAACCGGCCGCTGTACGACGTCACGCAGGGGAAGATGACCTACGAGGAGCGCGACGAGACGACGCCGAAGATCGCCCGAACGATCGTCCGGCTGATGCAACACCATCCCGATGAGAAGGGGCTGGTTCACGCCCACTCCTACGACATTCAGGACCGGCTGGCCGACCTCCTCGCCGACTTCGGCGTCAGCGACCGGATCCGGACCCACGATCGCGACGGCCGCGACGCCGAACTCGAGGCCTGGAAGGCCAGCGACGAGCCCGACGTCTTCCTCTCGGTGAAGATGGAGGAGGCGCTGGATCTCAAGGGCGACCTCTGTCGCTGGCAGGTCCTCTGCAAAGCGCCGTTTCTCAACACCGGCGACTCGCGGGTGGCCCACCGCCTCGAGGAAGGGCAGTGGGCATGGTATTACCGGACGACGCTCCGGACCGTCATTCAGGCCTGCGGTCGGGTCGTTCGCGCGCCCGACGATTACGGGGCGACGTATCTGGCGGACTCGAGTCTGGTCGACTGCTTCGAGCGCGCCCGGGCGGACATGCCGGAGTGGTTCGAAGCGCAGGTCGATCGCATGACGCGCCCCGATCTCCCGACGTTCGAGCCGCAAGCGGCGCTCAGCGGGACGGCGTCGAGTGGCGGAGCCACTGTCGCTGACGGATCCTCGCGAACGGGACGAAGCGGAACGACGGATACCCAGCGTGGTGACGAGACCGATCGGCAATCGTCGCAGTCGCGACGGTCGCGGAAATCGTCCCGCTCGAGTCCGTTAGCCGATGTCTGGGACACGGGCGAGTAA
- the hemB gene encoding porphobilinogen synthase, which yields MNLTHRPRRLRQDRVRGLVSETSLEPSDLIAPVFVDATTDERVPIESMPGHERVPIDGIVDRVEAVLETGVEAIMLFGIPESKDPEGSRAWAEDGVIQEALRRVTSETDAYVITDVCLCEYTDHGHCGPLEEELRTDGSIVEADGPACEPTLTVDNDATLEALERIVVSHARAGADMVAPSGMMDGMVGVVRSALDEAGFERVPIMSYAAKYESAFYGPFRDAADGAPSFGNRRHYQMDPANSREAMREVRLDAEQGADVMMVKPALPYLDIVSAIRREFDHPVAAYNVSGEYAMLQAAAEKGWLDLEDAALESLLSIKRAGADLILTYFAEDVAEGLTGGR from the coding sequence ATGAACCTCACACATCGCCCCCGGCGGCTCCGACAGGACCGGGTTCGCGGCCTCGTCAGCGAGACGAGCCTCGAGCCGTCCGATCTGATCGCGCCGGTGTTCGTCGACGCCACGACCGACGAGCGGGTCCCGATCGAGTCGATGCCCGGCCACGAGCGGGTCCCGATCGACGGGATCGTCGATCGCGTCGAGGCGGTCCTCGAGACGGGCGTCGAGGCGATCATGCTCTTTGGCATTCCGGAGTCGAAAGACCCCGAGGGGAGCCGCGCCTGGGCCGAGGACGGCGTTATTCAGGAGGCGCTACGTCGAGTCACGAGCGAGACCGACGCCTACGTCATCACCGACGTCTGCCTCTGCGAGTACACCGACCACGGCCACTGCGGGCCGCTCGAGGAAGAGTTGCGAACCGATGGCAGCATCGTCGAGGCGGACGGGCCCGCGTGCGAACCGACGCTGACCGTCGACAACGATGCGACGCTCGAGGCTCTCGAGCGTATCGTCGTTTCGCACGCTCGCGCGGGCGCGGACATGGTCGCACCGAGCGGGATGATGGACGGGATGGTCGGCGTCGTCCGATCGGCGCTGGACGAAGCGGGGTTCGAACGCGTCCCGATCATGAGCTACGCGGCGAAGTACGAGAGCGCCTTCTACGGCCCGTTCCGGGACGCTGCGGACGGGGCCCCCTCCTTCGGGAACCGCCGTCACTATCAGATGGATCCCGCGAACTCGCGGGAGGCCATGCGGGAAGTCCGACTCGACGCCGAGCAGGGCGCCGACGTGATGATGGTCAAGCCCGCCCTTCCGTACCTCGATATCGTCTCGGCAATTCGCCGGGAGTTCGACCACCCCGTCGCGGCCTACAACGTCTCCGGCGAGTACGCCATGCTACAGGCCGCCGCCGAGAAGGGGTGGCTGGACCTCGAGGACGCGGCACTCGAGTCGCTGCTCTCGATCAAGCGGGCCGGTGCGGATCTAATTCTCACCTACTTCGCGGAGGACGTCGCCGAAGGGCTGACCGGCGGTCGATAG
- a CDS encoding DUF5784 family protein, whose protein sequence is MARPLRFRYSPQSWSDGRVQHEILQPLQSNIGAQSVTPWFKIGGDWQTHRFEMQNGDIALFARTDSDAYWMGNTETPSALWKTDKFGWREVPHRVSRWAQRELTATLHEEDPWLADYPHLSWFFLPVFMSKDGRDSTRAFFREHAAGFPDAGRRETTRFFEEFLETGVLDEYRHVMSGKLGTSNHVDRVRMSAAMAEFIAAKLLTDAGYDVVPEIEVTTGHSLDFRAESDETNVLVEVTRPQPPQNRAAAGPVAAVRDTAETKTSGQLAEHGGGATLFVDCSSFRDDAWSAVRGEQPDVRHRPAVVYRVRPNGHAEGYRKGSVPLELDDAIEFLD, encoded by the coding sequence GTGGCACGGCCGCTTCGCTTCCGTTACTCGCCCCAGTCCTGGAGCGACGGGCGAGTACAACACGAGATTCTCCAGCCGCTGCAGTCGAACATCGGCGCACAGTCCGTCACGCCGTGGTTCAAGATCGGCGGCGACTGGCAGACACACCGCTTCGAGATGCAAAACGGGGACATCGCCCTCTTCGCGCGCACCGACAGCGACGCCTACTGGATGGGCAACACGGAAACGCCATCCGCGCTGTGGAAGACCGACAAGTTCGGCTGGCGGGAGGTCCCCCATCGCGTCTCGCGGTGGGCCCAGCGCGAACTGACCGCGACGCTCCACGAGGAGGACCCCTGGCTCGCCGACTACCCGCATCTCTCGTGGTTTTTCCTACCGGTGTTCATGTCCAAAGACGGCCGCGACTCGACGCGCGCGTTCTTCCGGGAGCACGCCGCCGGCTTCCCCGACGCAGGCCGCCGGGAGACGACCCGCTTTTTCGAGGAGTTCCTCGAGACCGGCGTCCTCGACGAGTACCGACACGTCATGTCGGGCAAACTCGGTACCAGCAACCACGTCGACCGCGTCCGAATGAGCGCCGCGATGGCGGAGTTCATCGCGGCGAAACTCCTCACCGACGCGGGCTATGACGTGGTACCGGAGATCGAGGTCACGACCGGTCACTCGCTCGACTTCCGGGCCGAGAGCGACGAGACTAACGTCCTCGTCGAAGTCACGCGACCCCAGCCGCCCCAGAACCGCGCGGCGGCCGGACCCGTGGCCGCCGTCCGCGACACTGCCGAGACCAAGACAAGCGGCCAACTGGCCGAACACGGCGGCGGCGCGACCCTCTTCGTCGACTGCTCGAGCTTTCGGGACGACGCCTGGTCCGCCGTCCGCGGCGAACAGCCCGACGTTCGCCATCGACCCGCAGTCGTCTACCGCGTCCGGCCGAACGGCCACGCCGAGGGCTACCGGAAGGGGTCGGTGCCCCTCGAGTTGGACGATGCGATCGAATTTCTGGACTAG
- a CDS encoding MFS transporter: MRWRYEETVLAMCTLAFLATMAARLVISPVVPRITAEFGVSNSVIGLALTGMWTAYFCSQFPSGVFGDRFGERRVILVAVGGTAVASAFLAIAPLFPVFVVGTIALGAVAGLHYSVATSLLTRTYDEIGAAIGVHNSGGPLAGLVAPPIAAWVAVRYGWRAAIAVGAVVAVPIFVLFARSVRPTAPQRPDQPMAERFELEPVVELLSRPEIAFTCALAILGDFVWQATSSFLPTFLVAHRGQSATTASLVFGGYFVVQGITQVGVGSVSDRYGRDVTTAACMVLSVAGFALFVAVPGTVAVAAGVVLLGIGLGWGAALLPRFMDHLSPAERGAGFGLVRTVYGVVGALGSVVTGALADLFGWGVSFGFLAVLLALVFVALAVNWALSLGY; this comes from the coding sequence ATGCGCTGGCGATACGAGGAGACGGTCCTGGCGATGTGTACGCTCGCCTTCCTGGCGACGATGGCCGCCAGGCTGGTGATCAGCCCGGTCGTTCCCCGGATCACCGCCGAGTTCGGCGTCTCGAACTCGGTGATCGGGCTCGCGCTGACGGGGATGTGGACGGCGTACTTTTGCTCGCAGTTCCCCAGCGGCGTTTTCGGCGACCGGTTCGGCGAGCGCCGCGTCATTCTGGTCGCCGTCGGCGGGACGGCCGTCGCGAGCGCGTTCCTCGCGATCGCACCCCTGTTCCCCGTCTTCGTGGTCGGCACCATCGCGCTCGGGGCCGTCGCCGGCCTCCACTACAGCGTCGCGACGTCGCTGCTGACCCGGACCTACGACGAGATCGGAGCCGCGATCGGCGTCCACAACAGCGGCGGTCCCCTTGCGGGACTCGTCGCGCCGCCGATCGCCGCCTGGGTCGCCGTCCGGTACGGCTGGCGGGCCGCGATCGCGGTCGGTGCGGTGGTCGCCGTCCCCATCTTCGTCCTGTTCGCCCGCTCGGTCCGGCCGACCGCCCCCCAGCGGCCCGACCAGCCGATGGCCGAACGGTTCGAACTCGAGCCGGTCGTCGAACTGCTCTCCCGGCCGGAGATCGCCTTCACGTGCGCGCTCGCGATCCTGGGCGACTTCGTCTGGCAGGCGACGTCTTCGTTTCTGCCGACCTTCCTCGTCGCCCACCGCGGCCAGTCCGCGACGACGGCGAGTCTCGTCTTCGGGGGCTACTTCGTCGTCCAGGGGATCACGCAGGTCGGTGTGGGTTCGGTCTCCGACCGCTACGGTCGTGACGTGACGACGGCGGCCTGCATGGTCCTCTCGGTCGCCGGCTTCGCGCTGTTCGTCGCGGTTCCGGGGACCGTCGCGGTCGCGGCCGGCGTCGTGCTCCTCGGGATCGGCCTCGGCTGGGGTGCAGCGCTACTGCCCCGCTTCATGGACCACCTCTCGCCGGCCGAACGCGGCGCGGGATTCGGTCTCGTACGGACCGTCTACGGCGTCGTCGGCGCGCTGGGCTCGGTCGTCACCGGAGCCCTGGCGGATCTGTTCGGCTGGGGAGTCTCCTTCGGGTTCCTCGCCGTGTTATTGGCCCTCGTCTTCGTCGCGCTGGCCGTCAACTGGGCTCTCTCGCTGGGTTACTGA